One window of the Archangium primigenium genome contains the following:
- a CDS encoding ammonium transporter, with translation MRGLRRLAPVLGLLTSARAHAQAAEAVANTGDTAWMLVASALVLLMTPGLALFYGGMVRKKNVLATFMYSFFAMALVTVQWVVFGYSLAFGKTHGGFIGGADFLMLQNVTTETRGTIPHLVFMAFQLKFAIITPALISGAFVERMKFGAYVLFTLLWTTLVYDPVAHWTWAEGGWLFNLGVLDFAGGTVVHWTAGLSALICALFMGKRLGFGRERFIPHDLPMTILGGGLLWFGWFGFNAGSALTASPLAALAFATTHIAAGAAALAWTTAEWVLRKRPTLLGMVSGLVAGLVAITPAAGFVSPAASLVIGILAGGVCYGAVLLKEKLHYYDDSLDAWGVHGVGGLLGALLVGVFSQAALNPAGADGLLAGNPALLGKQALALLVVGVYTAAVTLVLLKVVDKTVGLRVTEDEERMGLDATQHGEAAYNS, from the coding sequence ATGAGAGGCCTCCGGCGCCTGGCGCCGGTGCTGGGGCTGTTGACGTCGGCGCGCGCGCATGCGCAGGCGGCCGAGGCGGTGGCCAACACCGGCGACACGGCGTGGATGCTGGTGGCCTCGGCGCTGGTGCTGTTGATGACGCCCGGACTGGCCCTGTTCTACGGCGGCATGGTGCGCAAGAAGAACGTGCTGGCCACGTTCATGTACTCGTTCTTCGCCATGGCGCTGGTGACGGTGCAGTGGGTGGTGTTCGGCTACTCGCTGGCCTTTGGCAAGACGCACGGGGGCTTCATCGGGGGCGCGGACTTCCTGATGCTCCAGAACGTGACCACGGAGACGCGCGGCACCATTCCGCACCTGGTCTTCATGGCGTTCCAGCTCAAGTTCGCCATCATCACCCCGGCGCTCATCTCCGGCGCGTTCGTGGAGCGCATGAAGTTCGGCGCCTACGTGCTCTTCACGCTCTTGTGGACCACGCTCGTGTACGATCCGGTGGCGCACTGGACGTGGGCCGAGGGCGGGTGGCTCTTCAACCTGGGCGTGCTCGACTTCGCGGGCGGCACGGTGGTGCACTGGACGGCGGGCCTGAGCGCGCTCATCTGCGCGCTCTTCATGGGCAAGCGCCTGGGCTTTGGCCGCGAGCGCTTCATCCCGCACGACCTGCCCATGACCATCCTGGGCGGTGGCCTCTTGTGGTTCGGCTGGTTCGGCTTCAACGCGGGCAGCGCGCTGACGGCCAGCCCCCTGGCGGCGCTCGCGTTCGCCACCACGCACATCGCCGCGGGCGCGGCGGCGCTCGCCTGGACGACGGCCGAGTGGGTGCTGCGCAAGCGGCCCACGCTCCTGGGCATGGTGTCGGGCCTGGTGGCGGGTCTGGTCGCCATCACCCCGGCGGCCGGCTTCGTGTCGCCCGCGGCCTCGCTCGTCATCGGCATCCTGGCGGGCGGCGTGTGCTACGGCGCGGTGCTGCTCAAGGAGAAGCTGCACTATTATGACGACTCGCTCGACGCGTGGGGCGTGCACGGCGTGGGCGGCCTGCTCGGCGCGCTGCTGGTGGGCGTCTTCTCCCAGGCCGCGCTCAACCCCGCGGGCGCCGACGGCCTGCTGGCTGGCAACCCCGCGCTGCTCGGCAAGCAGGCCCTGGCCCTGCTCGTGGTGGGCGTGTACACGGCCGCGGTGACGCTCGTGCTGCTCAAGGTCGTCGACAAGACGGTGGGCCTGCGCGTCACCGAGGACGAGGAGCGCATGGGCCTGGACGCCACCCAGCACGGCGAGGCCGCCTACAACTCGTGA
- a CDS encoding cobalamin-binding protein, whose protein sequence is MTDRFRALLSSAPRYPQRIICMTEETTETLYRIGAGDLVVGVSGFTVRPPEARQKPRVSSFLDANFERILELKPDLVLGFSDLQADLGRELCKRGVPVYLFNQRSLAEILQTVRVVGALVGRAEPAERLADELEGNLARHAEAAEALPRRPRVFFEEWHEPLISGIRWCSELVELVGGEDVCRESRLRQDAQGRIFAPEEVARRDPEGVIASWCGRKARREKIAARPGWERVTAVVEDQLYEVKSSLILQPGPAALSDGVAQLARIVAAIARREPLPPLRPGDLRGVPR, encoded by the coding sequence ATGACCGACCGCTTCCGGGCGTTGCTCTCCTCCGCGCCGCGCTACCCCCAGCGCATCATCTGCATGACGGAGGAGACCACCGAGACGCTCTACCGCATCGGGGCGGGGGACCTGGTGGTGGGCGTGTCCGGCTTCACCGTGCGGCCCCCCGAGGCCCGCCAGAAGCCGCGCGTCAGCTCCTTCCTGGACGCCAACTTCGAGCGCATCCTCGAGCTCAAGCCGGACCTGGTGCTGGGCTTCTCCGACTTGCAGGCGGACCTGGGCCGCGAGCTGTGCAAGCGCGGCGTGCCCGTGTACCTCTTCAATCAGCGCTCGCTCGCGGAGATCCTCCAGACGGTGCGCGTGGTGGGCGCGCTGGTGGGCCGCGCCGAGCCCGCCGAGCGGCTCGCGGACGAGCTGGAGGGCAACCTCGCCCGGCACGCCGAGGCCGCCGAGGCCCTGCCGCGCCGCCCCCGCGTCTTCTTCGAGGAGTGGCACGAGCCGCTCATCTCCGGCATCCGCTGGTGCTCGGAGCTGGTGGAGCTGGTGGGAGGCGAGGACGTGTGCCGCGAGTCCCGGCTGCGCCAGGACGCCCAGGGCCGCATCTTCGCGCCCGAGGAGGTGGCCCGGCGCGACCCCGAGGGCGTCATCGCCAGCTGGTGCGGCCGCAAGGCCAGGCGCGAGAAGATCGCCGCGCGGCCGGGCTGGGAACGGGTGACGGCGGTGGTGGAGGATCAGCTCTACGAGGTGAAGAGCTCGCTCATCCTCCAGCCGGGGCCGGCGGCGCTGTCGGACGGGGTGGCGCAGCTCGCGCGCATCGTGGCGGCCATCGCCCGGCGCGAGCCCCTGCCGCCCCTGCGTCCGGGGGACTTGAGGGGCGTGCCGCGCTAG
- a CDS encoding response regulator: MKILLVEDNEDIREGLTDLLESEGYSVVGSGSAEEGLAHLRAECFQLVITDYMLPGENGGWMLEQAEREQRLRDTPAVMITAHPRVKPPAGVRLVHKPLDINSFLELVGTLHNAPRAAVGA; encoded by the coding sequence GTGAAGATTCTCCTGGTAGAGGACAACGAGGACATCCGCGAAGGACTCACCGACCTGCTGGAAAGCGAGGGGTATTCGGTGGTCGGAAGCGGTTCCGCCGAAGAGGGCCTCGCTCACCTGCGGGCCGAGTGCTTCCAGCTCGTCATCACCGACTACATGCTGCCCGGTGAGAACGGCGGATGGATGCTGGAGCAGGCCGAGCGCGAACAACGCCTGCGGGACACGCCCGCGGTGATGATCACCGCGCACCCGCGCGTCAAACCGCCGGCGGGCGTGCGCTTGGTGCACAAGCCCCTGGACATCAACTCCTTCCTGGAGCTGGTGGGCACGCTGCACAACGCGCCGCGCGCCGCCGTGGGGGCCTAG
- a CDS encoding BamA/TamA family outer membrane protein, which translates to MSPLGFALLAVHLVATEPSPAGLGTADGYEDVLVRWGLDQRGRVSDPAPEGKRLAAVEVASEDVVAETDPYPSLLNLLHARTREHVIRREVLLEVGAGYSSALALETARNLRRLGIFAVVRVQPVLGPTPDTVSLLVVTKDLWSLRLNQDLQLVGPLVQALRLQATEQNFLGLNKKVALDFLLRRDSVTLGQSYVDPRLLGSRWSLTESAALIFARSGQAEGSKGSVLVSRPLFSLSTPWSLQAQAVWRVQPVRVFRGADVWQLPYPEGGTVPYVYDAEEWSGSSLYLRSWGARFKLDAGGGLGAYHRRYAAPRDSGLDEARRDWLRDTLLPRSENATYALAYARLWDTRYEVMRDVDSYALSEDYQVGHYLTASARYAPPLLASASTFAEVALTARYRLRLGDALTTLSTAASVRRWLGGEARGPWTNRRWAAEVQQVSPKVLGGRFVARALVDLNRDDLNERVLLLGGGNGLRGAPPEAYSGKRLLLVNLEYRTRPLVLYTVHLGGVLFYDAGSAFDEAPTLVHSVGLGLRLLFPQFNTFPFRLDFGYVLNGARPPVSGRLSFSGGQVTEFRPSFLDAPL; encoded by the coding sequence ATGTCACCCCTCGGGTTCGCCCTGCTGGCCGTGCACCTGGTCGCCACGGAGCCGTCGCCCGCCGGGCTGGGAACCGCCGATGGCTACGAGGACGTGCTCGTCCGCTGGGGGCTCGACCAGCGCGGTCGGGTGTCGGACCCGGCGCCCGAGGGCAAGCGCCTGGCCGCCGTGGAGGTGGCCTCCGAGGACGTCGTCGCCGAGACGGACCCCTATCCCTCCCTGCTCAACCTGCTGCACGCGCGCACCCGCGAGCACGTCATCCGGCGCGAGGTCCTCCTGGAGGTGGGCGCCGGGTACTCCTCGGCGCTCGCCCTGGAGACGGCACGCAACCTGCGCCGCCTGGGCATCTTCGCCGTGGTGCGCGTGCAGCCCGTGCTCGGCCCCACCCCGGACACAGTGTCCCTGCTCGTGGTCACCAAGGACTTGTGGTCCCTGCGCCTCAACCAGGATCTGCAACTGGTGGGGCCGCTCGTGCAGGCCCTGCGCCTGCAAGCCACCGAGCAGAACTTCCTCGGCCTCAACAAGAAGGTCGCCCTGGACTTCCTGCTGCGCCGCGACTCGGTGACGCTGGGGCAGAGCTACGTGGACCCGCGCCTGCTCGGCAGCCGCTGGTCCCTCACCGAGAGCGCCGCGCTCATCTTCGCGCGCTCGGGGCAGGCCGAGGGCTCCAAGGGCAGCGTGCTCGTGTCCCGGCCCCTCTTCTCGTTGAGCACGCCCTGGAGCCTCCAGGCCCAGGCGGTGTGGCGCGTGCAGCCGGTGCGCGTCTTCCGGGGCGCGGACGTGTGGCAGTTGCCCTACCCCGAGGGCGGCACGGTGCCCTACGTCTACGACGCGGAGGAGTGGAGCGGCAGCTCGCTGTACCTGCGCTCCTGGGGCGCGCGCTTCAAGCTGGACGCGGGCGGCGGCCTGGGCGCCTACCACCGGCGCTACGCCGCGCCCCGGGACAGCGGCCTGGACGAGGCCCGGCGCGACTGGCTGCGCGACACGCTCCTGCCGCGCAGCGAGAACGCCACCTACGCTCTCGCCTACGCGCGCCTCTGGGACACCCGCTACGAGGTGATGCGGGACGTGGACTCCTACGCCCTCTCCGAGGACTACCAGGTGGGCCACTACCTCACCGCCTCCGCGCGCTACGCGCCCCCGCTGCTCGCCTCCGCGAGCACCTTCGCCGAGGTGGCCCTCACCGCGCGCTACCGCCTGCGCCTGGGCGATGCGCTCACCACGCTGTCCACCGCGGCCTCGGTGCGCCGGTGGCTCGGGGGCGAGGCCCGGGGCCCGTGGACCAACCGGCGCTGGGCCGCCGAGGTCCAACAGGTGTCCCCCAAGGTGCTCGGTGGCCGCTTCGTGGCGCGCGCCCTCGTGGACCTCAACCGGGACGACCTCAACGAGCGGGTGCTGCTGCTCGGCGGCGGCAACGGCCTGCGCGGCGCGCCCCCCGAGGCCTACTCCGGCAAGCGGCTGCTGCTCGTCAACCTGGAGTACCGCACCCGGCCGCTCGTCCTCTACACGGTGCACCTGGGCGGCGTGCTCTTCTATGACGCCGGCTCCGCGTTCGACGAGGCACCGACCCTGGTGCACTCGGTGGGCCTGGGCCTGCGCCTGCTCTTCCCCCAGTTCAACACCTTCCCGTTCCGCCTGGACTTCGGCTACGTGCTCAACGGCGCGCGGCCCCCCGTGAGCGGCCGCCTCTCCTTCAGCGGCGGTCAGGTGACCGAGTTCCGGCCCTCCTTCCTCGACGCCCCCCTCTGA
- a CDS encoding DUF4166 domain-containing protein, with amino-acid sequence MSAPDPSLYARLLGPDWERLPVRVRRLHGEGLARGHFTIQRGTGPLAALVGWVCRFPPAGARVPTRLAVRREGEGQRWERAFGAHALATRQEVWRGEQLVEWHGPVACVFRLCPEARGLRYEQVGAWLRLGPWRLPLPRLLAPRVEAWVTDAPEGMRVRVRIGAALVGALLVYEGQVQPEEAA; translated from the coding sequence ATGAGCGCGCCCGACCCCTCGCTCTATGCCCGGCTGCTGGGCCCGGACTGGGAGCGGCTGCCCGTGCGCGTGCGCCGGTTGCACGGCGAGGGACTCGCCCGGGGCCACTTCACCATCCAGCGCGGCACGGGGCCCCTGGCCGCCCTGGTGGGCTGGGTGTGCCGCTTTCCGCCCGCGGGCGCGCGAGTGCCCACCCGGCTCGCCGTGCGGCGCGAGGGTGAGGGCCAGCGCTGGGAGCGCGCCTTCGGGGCCCATGCGCTCGCCACGCGCCAGGAGGTGTGGCGCGGGGAGCAACTCGTGGAGTGGCATGGCCCCGTGGCGTGTGTCTTCCGCCTGTGCCCCGAGGCCAGGGGGCTGCGCTACGAGCAGGTGGGCGCGTGGCTGCGGCTCGGGCCCTGGCGGCTGCCCCTGCCGCGGCTGCTCGCGCCCCGCGTCGAGGCCTGGGTGACGGACGCCCCCGAGGGCATGCGGGTGCGCGTGCGGATTGGCGCGGCCCTGGTGGGCGCGCTCCTGGTCTACGAGGGCCAGGTCCAACCCGAGGAGGCGGCATGA
- a CDS encoding methyl-accepting chemotaxis protein yields MNGAQPQTVLPPQLAGRVFLLVALGILLSAPLTTSLLALSIGLTAEQMSWSLRYLAPPLFALLGLGLPWVGIQAVLRWGFSVPAEGDTPEQRMLRLQRLPWRLAVVGIQVPYVLGGLLLAVPLVVHFHKHPVLILLQLVVAYTVGQAMSLPVALKLEQLLMPFVLAQRERVRTRVTGQGLDWMRMRWYLPYIFASLLLSTLLLAGMALLVQTAEMRDTETRAVLEDTALSPLQAQLVAQHLRDFGDTLINRLMVSLSILGLFVLTIPTFSAWLLARRQGRAAEALQQAIERLSQGSPVAPAWASTDELGDVAMEMSLALNRLQEIPTRLQASASLLLAASTGLGTASTQQRERLSEQVAILQEAQLTSEEIRTTSELASHKAESVLSVAGHAEKLGQYGEEALERTLTGLNTIRDFVDGIRGKVLRLQESATQIAHIAVTVKDLADQSHLLALNASIEAARAGDQGAGFAVVASEIRKLADQTIRENALIRKSLLDIGTAIRDVVSMSEQGALQVEGGLERVKTSGNNLREMSLIIQENAAAVRQIAVAVNHQNTGISHIFNAIAHISSGMDETMKRLDTTLQATETLQAVTREVTEIAQRYQLQR; encoded by the coding sequence ATGAACGGCGCCCAACCCCAGACGGTTCTTCCTCCCCAGCTCGCCGGCCGCGTGTTCCTGCTCGTGGCCCTGGGGATTCTGCTGTCCGCCCCGCTGACCACCTCGCTGCTCGCGCTGTCGATCGGACTGACGGCCGAGCAGATGAGCTGGAGTCTGCGCTACCTGGCGCCTCCCCTCTTCGCGCTGCTGGGCCTGGGGCTGCCGTGGGTGGGCATCCAGGCCGTGCTGCGCTGGGGCTTCTCCGTGCCGGCGGAGGGCGATACGCCCGAGCAGCGCATGCTGCGCCTGCAGCGGCTGCCGTGGCGGCTCGCGGTGGTGGGCATCCAGGTGCCCTACGTGCTGGGCGGCCTGCTGCTGGCGGTGCCGCTCGTGGTGCACTTCCACAAGCACCCGGTCCTCATCCTCTTGCAGCTCGTCGTCGCCTACACCGTGGGCCAGGCGATGTCCCTGCCCGTGGCGCTCAAGCTCGAGCAGCTCCTGATGCCCTTCGTGCTCGCCCAGCGCGAGCGCGTGCGCACGCGCGTGACGGGCCAGGGCCTCGACTGGATGCGGATGCGCTGGTACCTGCCCTACATCTTCGCCAGCCTGCTGTTGAGCACCCTCCTGCTCGCGGGCATGGCGCTGCTCGTGCAGACCGCCGAGATGCGCGACACCGAGACGCGCGCCGTGCTCGAGGACACCGCGCTCTCGCCCCTGCAGGCGCAGCTCGTCGCCCAGCACCTGCGTGACTTCGGCGACACCCTCATCAACCGGTTGATGGTGTCCTTGAGCATCCTCGGCCTGTTCGTGCTGACCATCCCCACCTTCTCCGCGTGGCTGCTGGCGCGCCGTCAGGGTCGGGCCGCCGAGGCGCTCCAGCAGGCCATCGAGCGGCTGTCCCAGGGCAGCCCCGTGGCGCCCGCCTGGGCCTCCACCGACGAGCTGGGCGACGTGGCCATGGAGATGTCGCTCGCGCTCAACCGGCTGCAGGAGATTCCCACCCGCCTGCAGGCCTCGGCGAGCCTGCTGCTCGCCGCCAGCACGGGCCTGGGCACCGCCAGCACCCAGCAGCGCGAGCGCCTGTCCGAGCAGGTCGCCATCCTCCAGGAGGCGCAGCTCACCTCCGAGGAGATCCGCACCACCTCCGAGCTCGCCTCGCACAAGGCCGAGAGCGTGCTCAGCGTGGCCGGTCACGCCGAGAAGCTCGGCCAGTACGGCGAGGAGGCCCTGGAGCGCACCCTCACCGGGCTCAACACCATCCGCGACTTCGTGGATGGCATCCGGGGCAAGGTGCTGCGGCTGCAGGAGAGCGCCACGCAGATCGCCCACATCGCCGTCACCGTGAAGGACCTGGCGGACCAGTCGCACCTGCTCGCGCTCAACGCCTCCATCGAGGCGGCGCGCGCGGGAGACCAGGGCGCGGGCTTCGCCGTGGTGGCGAGTGAAATCCGCAAGCTGGCCGACCAGACCATCCGGGAGAACGCCCTCATCCGCAAGAGCCTGCTGGACATCGGCACCGCCATCCGCGACGTGGTCTCCATGAGCGAGCAGGGCGCGCTCCAGGTGGAGGGCGGCCTCGAGCGGGTGAAGACCTCGGGCAACAACCTGCGCGAGATGTCCCTCATCATCCAGGAGAACGCCGCGGCGGTGCGGCAGATCGCCGTGGCGGTGAACCACCAGAACACGGGCATCTCGCACATCTTCAACGCCATCGCCCACATCTCCTCCGGCATGGACGAGACGATGAAGCGCCTGGACACCACGCTCCAGGCCACCGAGACGCTCCAGGCCGTCACGCGCGAGGTGACGGAGATCGCCCAGCGCTACCAGCTCCAGCGCTGA
- a CDS encoding UPF0489 family protein, with translation MDDSHLHLRLAGVIRLALGGGRGPTDAYVFDPHRLALPAWACALGPEGPPALLVTLDRHLDLVVPQAPAAVPDRSAGLRALDEHARWQLDVRNYDHVLAAMEAGLVGDALVLARARPRGSTTADTYVDTRGRVHRLVVVSTVDRAAEAFLQPAPGDRVREVLDAAACVLLDVDLDCFTSPSDADPTTVLPWPRDIIREYLLPPDSEPFWEAVLGKCVALTLAREPHHCGGLLASGRLFQDAAQVLFRELLRTEPP, from the coding sequence ATGGACGACTCGCACCTTCACTTGCGGCTCGCGGGCGTCATCCGCCTGGCGCTCGGCGGCGGACGAGGGCCCACGGATGCCTACGTCTTCGATCCCCACCGGCTCGCGCTCCCGGCGTGGGCGTGTGCCCTCGGGCCCGAGGGGCCCCCCGCCCTGCTGGTGACGTTGGATCGCCACCTGGACCTCGTGGTGCCCCAGGCCCCGGCCGCCGTCCCCGACCGCTCCGCCGGCCTGCGCGCCCTGGACGAGCACGCGCGCTGGCAGCTGGATGTGCGCAACTACGACCACGTGCTCGCGGCCATGGAGGCGGGACTGGTGGGGGACGCGCTGGTGCTCGCGCGCGCCCGGCCCCGGGGCTCGACCACGGCCGACACCTACGTGGACACCCGCGGCCGGGTCCATCGGCTGGTGGTGGTGTCCACCGTGGACCGGGCCGCCGAGGCCTTCCTCCAACCCGCACCCGGAGACCGGGTCCGGGAGGTTCTCGATGCCGCGGCGTGCGTGTTGCTCGACGTGGACCTGGACTGCTTCACCAGCCCGAGCGACGCGGACCCCACCACGGTGCTGCCCTGGCCCCGGGACATCATCCGGGAGTACCTGCTCCCACCCGACAGCGAGCCCTTCTGGGAGGCCGTGCTGGGCAAGTGCGTGGCGCTCACCCTCGCTCGCGAGCCGCACCACTGTGGGGGTCTGCTCGCCTCGGGCCGGCTCTTCCAGGACGCGGCCCAGGTGCTCTTCCGGGAACTGCTGCGCACCGAGCCCCCCTGA
- a CDS encoding S9 family peptidase, with protein MRQAPFLLAAALLASACAPVLTQHAPTSASSSSASPKTMSPSQEAFLRDFAQTRRFMSGRPVSARFTPDEKTILFLRGQPRAPVQTLFAFDVATGQTRELLTPESLLKGGEETLTAEEKARRERMRVSARGFTSYQLSEDGASILVPLSGRLYLVDRASGRSTELKTGAGVIDPRFSADGKHVGYVRDQDVYRLEVATNTEHRVTQGGTPQKTHGLAEFVAQEEMSRFSGWWWSPDARFVAYTESDTSGVENLSIIDVMHPERGAENYAYPRPGKPNAQVRLGVTPATGGPTVWAKWDAEAYPYLATVVWPKKGPLTLLVQNRTQTEQKLLAVDLASGATRELLTEKDAAWLELDQSFPQWVDEGFLWYTERNGGPEVELRGADGALVRSLVKPEAGLRGFVRYLEKERTLYFNGGPNPTESYLWRVKDGGAPEAVRPGTTGEAVEGGTVSKTGALVLVTHASPTSMPRSFVARADGSRVGELPSVAVEPSITPRVEFREVGPLKFHTSLVRPSTARPGEKLPVIVDVYAGPTVTVVHKSMAAHLLSQWMADQGFLIARIDGRGTPLRGAQWQRAVHLDFSGVTLEDQAAGIQALAAEVPEVDLSRVGIEGWSFGGYMAALAALKGSDVFKAAVAGAPVVDWLDYDTHYTERYLRLPQTDPEAYAKSSLLTYASDPARSISPLLLIHGTADDNVYFFHTLKLSDALFRAGKYHELLPLSGLTHMVPDPLITQRQYEWVMNHFKRHLRP; from the coding sequence ATGCGCCAAGCTCCCTTCCTGCTCGCCGCCGCGCTCCTGGCCTCGGCCTGTGCGCCTGTCCTCACCCAGCACGCCCCGACGTCCGCCTCGTCCTCCTCTGCTTCCCCCAAGACCATGTCCCCTTCGCAAGAAGCCTTCCTGCGCGACTTCGCCCAGACGCGCCGCTTCATGAGTGGCCGTCCCGTCAGCGCGCGCTTCACCCCCGACGAGAAGACCATCCTCTTCCTGCGGGGCCAGCCGCGCGCCCCGGTGCAGACGCTGTTCGCCTTCGACGTGGCCACGGGTCAGACGCGCGAGCTGCTCACCCCCGAGTCCCTCCTCAAGGGGGGTGAGGAGACGCTCACCGCCGAGGAGAAGGCCCGCCGCGAGCGCATGCGGGTGAGCGCCCGGGGCTTCACCTCCTACCAGCTGTCCGAGGACGGCGCGTCCATCCTCGTGCCGCTCTCCGGGCGGCTCTACCTGGTGGACCGGGCGAGTGGCCGCTCCACGGAGCTCAAGACGGGCGCGGGGGTCATCGATCCGCGCTTCTCCGCGGACGGCAAGCACGTGGGCTACGTGCGTGACCAGGACGTCTACCGCCTGGAGGTGGCCACCAACACCGAGCACCGGGTGACGCAAGGGGGCACGCCCCAGAAGACCCACGGCCTGGCCGAGTTCGTCGCCCAGGAGGAGATGAGCCGCTTCTCCGGCTGGTGGTGGAGCCCGGACGCGCGCTTCGTCGCCTACACGGAGTCGGACACCTCGGGCGTGGAGAACCTCTCCATCATCGACGTGATGCACCCCGAGCGGGGCGCGGAGAACTACGCCTACCCGCGCCCGGGCAAGCCCAACGCCCAGGTGCGCCTGGGCGTCACGCCCGCCACGGGCGGACCCACCGTCTGGGCGAAGTGGGACGCGGAGGCCTATCCCTACCTGGCCACGGTGGTGTGGCCGAAGAAGGGCCCCCTCACGCTGCTGGTGCAGAACCGCACCCAGACGGAGCAGAAGCTGCTCGCGGTGGACCTGGCGAGCGGCGCCACGCGCGAGCTGCTCACGGAGAAGGACGCGGCGTGGCTGGAGCTGGACCAGAGCTTCCCCCAGTGGGTGGACGAGGGCTTCCTCTGGTACACCGAGCGCAACGGCGGCCCCGAGGTGGAGCTGCGGGGCGCGGACGGCGCGCTCGTGCGCTCGCTGGTGAAGCCGGAGGCGGGCCTGCGCGGCTTCGTGCGCTACCTGGAGAAGGAGCGCACGCTCTACTTCAACGGCGGTCCCAACCCCACGGAGAGCTACCTGTGGCGCGTGAAGGACGGCGGCGCGCCGGAGGCGGTGCGTCCGGGCACCACCGGCGAGGCGGTCGAGGGCGGCACAGTGTCCAAGACGGGCGCCCTGGTGCTCGTGACGCACGCGAGCCCCACCTCCATGCCCCGCTCCTTCGTGGCGCGCGCGGACGGCTCGCGCGTGGGCGAGCTGCCCTCGGTGGCCGTGGAGCCGTCGATCACGCCGCGCGTGGAGTTCCGCGAGGTGGGCCCGCTCAAGTTCCACACCTCGCTCGTGCGCCCGAGCACCGCGCGGCCCGGTGAGAAGCTGCCCGTCATCGTCGACGTGTACGCCGGCCCCACCGTCACCGTGGTGCACAAGAGCATGGCCGCGCACCTGCTGTCGCAGTGGATGGCGGACCAGGGCTTCCTCATCGCCCGCATCGACGGCCGCGGCACGCCCCTGCGCGGGGCCCAGTGGCAGCGCGCCGTGCACCTGGACTTCTCCGGCGTGACGCTGGAGGACCAGGCCGCGGGCATCCAGGCGCTCGCCGCCGAGGTGCCCGAGGTAGACCTCTCCCGCGTGGGCATCGAGGGCTGGAGCTTCGGCGGCTACATGGCCGCGCTCGCCGCGCTCAAGGGGTCGGACGTCTTCAAGGCGGCCGTGGCGGGCGCGCCCGTGGTGGACTGGCTCGACTACGACACCCACTACACCGAGCGCTACCTGCGCCTGCCCCAGACGGACCCCGAGGCCTACGCGAAGAGCTCGCTGCTCACCTACGCGAGCGATCCGGCGCGCTCCATCTCCCCGCTCTTGCTCATCCACGGCACCGCGGACGACAACGTCTACTTCTTCCACACGCTCAAGCTGTCCGACGCGCTCTTCCGCGCCGGCAAGTACCACGAGCTGCTGCCCCTGAGTGGCCTCACCCACATGGTGCCCGACCCCCTCATCACCCAGCGGCAGTACGAGTGGGTGATGAACCACTTCAAGCGCCACCTGCGGCCCTGA
- a CDS encoding cold-shock protein, whose product MAIGTVKWFNDAKGFGFITQEEGGEDVFCHHTAINMDGFRTLQEGQRVEFEVARGPKGLQAQNVRAT is encoded by the coding sequence ATGGCTATCGGCACCGTGAAGTGGTTCAACGACGCGAAGGGCTTTGGCTTCATCACGCAGGAGGAAGGTGGCGAGGACGTGTTCTGCCACCACACCGCCATCAACATGGACGGCTTCCGCACCCTGCAGGAAGGTCAGCGGGTGGAGTTCGAGGTCGCCCGCGGGCCCAAGGGCCTGCAGGCCCAGAACGTGCGCGCCACCTGA